In Arctopsyche grandis isolate Sample6627 chromosome 13, ASM5162203v2, whole genome shotgun sequence, one DNA window encodes the following:
- the LOC143920862 gene encoding DET1- and DDB1-associated protein 1 isoform X2 — MTHRIVVDTFNIGPVTFFVNKLLRYVKILLIKIMSVITSNEGDFIVEDRQRSIREFLKDLPSYDEQNFTLFNTDNGIRTCSKRPSVYLPTTEFPSEQIIVTEKTNILLRYLHQQWEKKNSPKKRDGNIEIEECRPRKRPRLNSP, encoded by the exons atgacgCATCGTATCGTAGTTGATACATTTAATATTGGCCCGGTTactttttttgtgaataaaCTGCTTCGATACGTGAAAATACtactaattaaaataatgagtGTTATAACATCCAATGAAGGTGACTTCATCGTAGAAGATAGGCAGAGA tCGATACGGGAATTTTTAAAGGACTTACCATCATACGATGAACAGAATTTCACCTTATTCAATACTGATAATGGCATTAGAACATGTTCAAAGAGACCGTCTGTTTATTTACCAACAACTGAATTTCCATCAGAACAAA ttattGTAACAGAAAAAACCAACATACTTTTGAGATATTTACATCAACAATGGGAAAAAAAG AACTCCCCTAAAAAGCGCGATGGAAACATAGAAATTGAAGAATGTAGACCAAGAAAACGACCTCGTCTTAATTCTCCGTAA